One part of the Acidobacteriota bacterium genome encodes these proteins:
- a CDS encoding amidase: MRTTIQELSRQIRDRSLSPVELTRNCLQRVESLNPKLNAFITVLADSALADARRAEAEIQSGHNRGPLHGIPLGLKDIVDTAGVRTTAASALFKDRIPPEDAEVVRRLREAGAIILGKQNLHEFAYGGSCMVSFFGEVHNPWDTARITGGSSGGSAASVAAGMGIAAIGTDTAGSIRLPAAYCGLVGLKATHGRVSARGVIPLSWSYDHVGPIAASVHDAAAMLQVLAGYDPADPASVDMAVPDYTVAIDRVPTKLRIGIPRAFFFEALHSEVAAAIDKAIEVFRGLRVEIREVKLDVPTDRTLSSAEAYAFHEPFVAKTPELYQAATLGRIQSAANTSAAAALRARRELDAERHSIRKIFDEVDILLTPAVPVPPPAIADLKAKPETLRPAELLMLRNTRPFNVWGLPTISIPCGFTSDKLPIGLQLAAAPWREELILQVASAYEKATDWHTRTPSV; encoded by the coding sequence GTGCGCACGACGATCCAAGAACTGAGCCGCCAAATTCGCGACCGTTCCCTCTCTCCTGTGGAACTCACGCGCAATTGCCTGCAACGCGTCGAAAGTCTAAATCCGAAGTTGAATGCGTTCATCACCGTGCTGGCGGATTCTGCGCTTGCCGATGCGCGACGCGCGGAAGCGGAAATTCAAAGTGGACATAACCGCGGGCCGCTGCACGGGATTCCGTTGGGGCTGAAGGACATCGTGGATACGGCCGGTGTGCGCACCACCGCAGCCAGCGCGCTGTTCAAGGACCGCATACCGCCGGAAGACGCCGAAGTTGTGCGCCGGCTTCGCGAGGCCGGAGCGATCATTCTAGGGAAACAGAATCTACACGAATTCGCCTACGGCGGAAGTTGCATGGTCAGTTTCTTCGGCGAAGTTCACAATCCCTGGGATACGGCACGCATCACGGGAGGTTCCTCAGGAGGCTCGGCGGCGAGTGTCGCTGCGGGTATGGGCATTGCCGCGATCGGCACGGATACTGCGGGCTCGATCCGCTTGCCGGCGGCGTACTGCGGGCTGGTCGGGCTCAAGGCGACGCATGGACGCGTCAGTGCTCGCGGCGTGATTCCACTCTCGTGGTCGTATGATCACGTCGGCCCGATTGCGGCGTCGGTTCATGATGCGGCGGCGATGTTACAAGTTCTGGCCGGTTACGATCCTGCCGATCCGGCGAGCGTGGACATGGCTGTGCCGGACTATACAGTTGCGATCGATCGCGTCCCAACGAAATTGCGCATCGGCATTCCGCGGGCATTCTTTTTCGAGGCACTCCATTCCGAGGTCGCGGCCGCAATCGACAAAGCAATCGAAGTGTTCCGCGGTCTTCGCGTGGAGATTCGTGAAGTGAAACTCGACGTCCCAACGGACCGCACGCTCTCGAGCGCGGAAGCGTACGCTTTCCACGAACCGTTTGTTGCCAAGACACCGGAACTCTACCAAGCGGCGACGCTGGGGAGAATCCAATCGGCCGCGAATACTTCGGCGGCGGCGGCATTGCGGGCGCGCCGCGAACTTGATGCTGAGCGGCATTCCATCCGCAAGATATTTGACGAGGTGGACATTCTGCTGACGCCTGCAGTGCCCGTACCGCCACCGGCGATTGCGGATCTGAAGGCCAAGCCTGAAACCCTGCGCCCGGCGGAGCTTCTCATGCTCCGCAACACGAGGCCTTTCAATGTGTGGGGACTTCCCACGATTTCGATACCGTGCGGATTTACATCCGACAAGCTTCCGATCGGATTGCAGCTCGCGGCGGCACCGTGGCGGGAAGAGTTGATCTTGCAGGTGGCGAGTGCGTATGAGAAGGCGACGGATTGGCACACGCGAACGCCTTCCGTCTGA